In one Ornithinimicrobium pratense genomic region, the following are encoded:
- a CDS encoding ArsR/SmtB family transcription factor: protein MTMTSTPGTAANPSGNEGLGVAAALFHGLSDPSRLAILQHLTLGEHRVRDLTEHLGLAQSTVSTHLACLRDCGLVVSRPEGRASIFSLTSAPQLLGVLDAAEQLLAVSGYAVALCPNYGIGTEGSPAADQLRAHAGRDAGE from the coding sequence ATGACGATGACATCGACACCGGGGACTGCGGCCAACCCGTCAGGGAATGAGGGGCTCGGCGTGGCGGCGGCGTTGTTCCACGGGCTGTCAGACCCGTCCCGGCTGGCGATCCTGCAGCACCTGACGTTGGGCGAGCACCGGGTGCGTGATCTGACCGAGCATCTGGGACTGGCACAGTCGACCGTGAGCACGCACCTGGCATGCCTGCGCGACTGCGGGCTGGTGGTGTCGCGGCCGGAGGGTCGGGCATCGATATTCTCGCTGACCAGTGCGCCGCAACTGCTGGGGGTGCTGGACGCCGCAGAGCAGTTGCTCGCCGTCTCGGGGTATGCCGTGGCCCTGTGCCCGAACTACGGCATCGGGACCGAGGGCAGCCCGGCCGCTGACCAGCTGCGCGCGCACGCCGGGCGGGACGCCGGGGAGTGA
- a CDS encoding GcvT family protein: MCAQLRNTHFEGYASMSTSALPDRCDVLVIGAGIVGNALVHHLARLGWQDIVQIDKGPLPNPGGSTGHASNFIFPVDHSREITDLTLDSVRQYREMGVFIESGGIEVARTQERMEELRRRMSSARAWGIESRLVTPEEIVELVPFVDPSVLVGGFYTPSVGVVDSLRAGTIMREQAQESGALTTVPNVEVTGISVTEGRVRAVQTDRGTIEAPVVVIACGVWSPQLARMAGAHIPLTPAVHQMISVGPCAPLASTDGEISFPIVRDMDTFCYERQHGSDMEVGSYAHRPILHEPEEIPSITQAKLSPTEMPFTEDDFDPQLEQALELMPELLGDERAEIRYAINGLLSLTPDGAPVLGETPEVGGLWSCAAVWIKEGPGVGRAVAEWMTHGRPEIDLGASDIARFYPHQRTRAHVRARTSEAFNKTYGIVHPGEQWQSSRRVRLSPMHTAQRELGAVFHEAVGWERPQWYECNAGLLEEFGEAVMPRENEWDARWWSPIINAEHLAMRARGGIVDLTAFAIFDVVGPQALAAIQRIVVAQADVRVGRVIYTPVLDEAGGFRSDLTVMRLGHDHFRVVTGGAHGMVDQKWFADHLPEGAELVDLTSAISTIGLWGPRAADVLGALTDDDISPEHFAFGTWKLIEVGELSVLASRISYVGEFGWELYVPMETGAALWDRLIEVGREHGVGPVGIGVYTTTGRIEKGYRAYGAELDAERSLSETGMSRPKIKDADFIGKQAVLEQEGVDPKAVLCALTVDDHTSADGSRRYMLGGEPILTREGQPLTDGHGHHPYVTSAASAPSLGKHVLMAFLPPAQAVPGTELAVSYMEQLFPVTVARADATPLLDPDNLRVKGRYAELGAGVGGA, encoded by the coding sequence ATGTGCGCACAGTTGCGCAATACGCACTTCGAAGGGTATGCCTCGATGAGCACCTCAGCCCTCCCGGACCGCTGCGACGTGCTGGTCATCGGAGCCGGCATCGTCGGAAACGCGTTGGTCCACCACCTGGCTCGCCTGGGGTGGCAGGACATTGTGCAGATCGACAAGGGTCCGCTGCCGAACCCCGGCGGCTCCACCGGTCACGCTTCCAACTTCATCTTCCCGGTCGACCACAGTCGGGAGATCACCGACCTGACGCTGGACTCGGTCCGGCAGTACCGCGAGATGGGCGTCTTCATCGAGTCCGGCGGCATCGAGGTCGCACGGACACAGGAGCGGATGGAGGAGCTGCGGCGTCGGATGTCGTCGGCCCGGGCCTGGGGGATCGAGTCGCGGTTGGTCACACCCGAGGAGATCGTCGAGCTGGTGCCCTTCGTCGACCCCTCCGTCCTGGTCGGGGGCTTCTACACGCCGTCCGTCGGCGTGGTCGACTCGCTGCGGGCCGGCACCATCATGCGGGAGCAGGCCCAGGAGTCCGGTGCGCTGACCACTGTGCCGAACGTCGAGGTGACGGGGATCAGCGTGACCGAGGGACGGGTCCGAGCCGTGCAGACCGACAGGGGCACGATCGAGGCCCCCGTGGTGGTCATCGCCTGCGGCGTCTGGAGCCCTCAACTGGCGCGGATGGCTGGCGCGCACATCCCGCTGACCCCGGCGGTGCACCAGATGATCTCAGTGGGCCCCTGCGCCCCCCTGGCCAGCACGGACGGCGAGATCAGCTTCCCCATCGTCCGCGACATGGACACCTTCTGCTACGAACGCCAGCATGGCTCGGACATGGAGGTCGGCTCCTATGCGCACCGGCCGATCCTGCACGAGCCCGAAGAGATCCCCTCGATAACCCAGGCCAAGCTCTCGCCGACCGAGATGCCGTTCACCGAGGACGACTTCGACCCGCAGCTGGAGCAGGCGCTGGAGCTCATGCCCGAGCTGCTCGGTGACGAGCGGGCCGAGATCCGGTATGCCATCAACGGCCTCCTCTCGCTCACCCCGGACGGCGCGCCGGTGCTGGGAGAGACCCCCGAGGTTGGTGGGCTGTGGAGCTGCGCCGCGGTGTGGATCAAGGAGGGCCCCGGGGTCGGGCGGGCGGTGGCCGAGTGGATGACGCACGGTCGCCCCGAGATCGACCTGGGCGCCAGTGACATCGCCCGCTTCTATCCCCACCAGCGGACGCGCGCCCACGTCCGCGCCCGCACCAGCGAAGCCTTCAACAAGACCTACGGCATCGTGCACCCCGGAGAGCAGTGGCAGAGCTCACGCCGGGTGCGCCTGTCCCCGATGCATACCGCGCAGCGTGAGCTCGGCGCCGTCTTCCATGAGGCTGTGGGCTGGGAGCGCCCACAGTGGTACGAGTGCAACGCGGGGCTCTTGGAGGAGTTCGGTGAGGCGGTGATGCCCCGGGAGAACGAGTGGGATGCCCGCTGGTGGAGCCCGATCATCAACGCTGAGCACCTGGCGATGCGGGCCCGGGGTGGGATCGTGGACCTGACCGCCTTCGCCATCTTCGACGTCGTCGGCCCGCAAGCCCTGGCAGCGATCCAACGCATCGTCGTGGCACAGGCAGACGTCCGCGTGGGCCGGGTCATCTACACCCCGGTGCTGGATGAGGCCGGTGGCTTCCGCTCCGACCTCACCGTCATGCGCCTCGGGCACGACCACTTCCGCGTCGTCACCGGCGGCGCGCACGGCATGGTCGACCAGAAGTGGTTCGCTGACCACCTGCCCGAGGGGGCCGAGCTGGTTGACCTCACCTCGGCGATCAGCACGATCGGTCTCTGGGGACCGCGGGCGGCCGACGTGCTGGGTGCGCTGACCGACGACGACATCTCCCCTGAGCACTTCGCGTTTGGGACGTGGAAGCTGATCGAGGTCGGGGAGCTGTCGGTGCTGGCTTCCAGGATCTCCTACGTGGGGGAGTTCGGGTGGGAGCTCTACGTGCCGATGGAGACTGGAGCGGCGCTGTGGGACCGGCTGATCGAGGTCGGTCGCGAGCACGGCGTCGGGCCTGTCGGGATTGGTGTCTACACCACCACGGGTCGGATCGAGAAGGGATACCGCGCCTACGGCGCCGAGCTGGACGCGGAGCGGAGCCTGTCCGAGACCGGGATGAGCAGGCCCAAGATCAAGGATGCCGACTTCATCGGCAAACAGGCGGTCCTCGAGCAGGAAGGCGTGGACCCCAAGGCGGTCCTGTGCGCCCTGACCGTCGACGACCACACCAGCGCCGACGGCTCAAGGCGCTACATGCTCGGCGGTGAACCCATCCTGACCCGTGAGGGTCAGCCCTTGACGGACGGGCACGGTCACCATCCCTACGTCACCTCGGCCGCCTCGGCGCCGAGTCTGGGCAAGCACGTGCTGATGGCATTCCTCCCGCCCGCGCAGGCGGTGCCCGGCACCGAGCTGGCGGTGTCCTACATGGAGCAGCTCTTCCCGGTCACTGTGGCTCGTGCAGACGCCACCCCGCTGCTCGACCCGGACAATCTGCGGGTCAAGGGACGGTATGCCGAGCTGGGTGCGGGCGTGGGGGGTGCCTGA
- a CDS encoding electron transfer flavoprotein subunit alpha/FixB family protein, translating into MSVLVLVETEVAGQGEPGLSVVAEETLTFARGLPGDAVDAVLVGHVGLPSERVLAQCREHGVRTLFVSTDAQLERYAARAWARVVDAGLQGSGAAYLIGGGTPRGNEVLAHVASFHDVPMAANVVQIVQSDPLEVERQVVGGAVLERIGLGGELAVASVAGHAVAPVPSAEPTQTQVEQVAVQLTPADLAAQVRRSEVREAGDTSALTGASVVVGVGRGVGGADRFTAAEALAERLGGAVGVSRVVTSLGWRPHHEQVGQTGSRISPDLYLACGISGAIQHWAGCASSRTIIAINTDDEAPMVTKAQYAVIGDMHEVLPALLEELG; encoded by the coding sequence ATGAGTGTGCTGGTGCTGGTGGAGACGGAGGTCGCCGGCCAGGGCGAGCCGGGACTGTCCGTGGTGGCTGAGGAGACGCTGACCTTCGCGCGTGGACTACCCGGGGACGCGGTCGACGCGGTGCTCGTCGGACACGTCGGCCTGCCCAGTGAGAGGGTGCTGGCGCAGTGCCGCGAGCATGGGGTGCGCACCCTGTTCGTCAGCACGGATGCGCAGCTGGAGCGCTACGCGGCCCGCGCCTGGGCCCGTGTCGTCGACGCCGGCCTCCAGGGGAGCGGTGCGGCATACCTGATCGGCGGTGGCACTCCGCGGGGCAACGAGGTGCTGGCCCACGTGGCTTCCTTCCACGACGTGCCGATGGCGGCGAACGTGGTGCAGATCGTCCAGTCGGACCCGCTGGAGGTCGAGCGGCAGGTCGTCGGTGGTGCGGTGCTGGAGCGGATCGGGCTTGGCGGTGAGCTCGCGGTGGCGTCGGTGGCGGGACACGCGGTGGCACCCGTCCCGTCGGCGGAGCCGACGCAGACACAGGTGGAACAGGTCGCGGTCCAGCTGACCCCGGCCGACCTGGCCGCCCAGGTGCGGCGCAGCGAGGTGCGCGAGGCTGGCGACACCTCGGCCCTGACCGGCGCCTCGGTGGTCGTCGGGGTCGGACGCGGGGTCGGTGGCGCCGACCGGTTCACCGCTGCCGAGGCACTCGCCGAACGCCTCGGTGGCGCGGTCGGCGTCTCGCGGGTGGTGACCAGCCTCGGCTGGCGTCCGCACCACGAGCAGGTGGGACAGACCGGCAGCCGCATCAGTCCCGATCTCTACCTGGCGTGCGGCATCAGCGGCGCGATCCAGCACTGGGCCGGATGCGCGTCCTCGCGGACCATCATCGCCATCAACACCGACGACGAGGCGCCGATGGTGACCAAGGCGCAGTATGCCGTCATCGGCGACATGCACGAGGTCCTTCCCGCGCTGCTGGAGGAGCTGGGCTAA
- a CDS encoding ATP-binding cassette domain-containing protein, translating to MQNPYHKQSPFYGGFPAGAAAHIRAEGVDVTLGDRRVLRDVDVVVSAGSRLAIVGENGRGKTTLLHVLAGLTEPELGTVTRVGTLAVVQQALDARSDKTVGALVEDAIGDSLTALARLETATEALTERRPGADEAYAAALDLAIALDAWDAQRRVDVALAGLDACTDRARTLSTLSVGQRYRVRLACVLGADSDLMLLDEPTNHLDAKGLDFLTERLQAHRGGLAIVSHDRALLRDVATSFLDLDPSEDGRPRLYAGGYDAWVDGRRRDRVRWEQDYADQLAERAQLAQAAEEARGRLRSGWRPEKGHGKHQRATRTGGVVQAFNRRQEDLEAHVVSVPEPPLRLHWPDPGTTPGRPVLTCAEATVQGRLTTPTSLSVNGGDRLVVTGANGAGKSTLLGVLAGQLTPTTGQVRLHPAACVAFLSQEVPGWPPELTAHQVYDRHLAELASRSGRAPSPRVAASRTGLLEARSWRTPVTRMSQGQQRRLHLALCLAEQPDLLLLDEPTNHLSAGLVDELTTELQQTSCAVVVATHDRQLLRDVAGWPTLHLQAATSPSDLDKDPS from the coding sequence GTGCAGAACCCGTATCACAAGCAAAGCCCCTTCTACGGCGGTTTCCCCGCAGGCGCCGCCGCCCACATCCGAGCTGAGGGCGTCGATGTAACCCTCGGAGATCGGCGGGTCCTCCGCGACGTCGACGTCGTCGTCTCCGCCGGGTCTCGGCTGGCGATCGTCGGCGAGAACGGCCGCGGCAAGACCACTCTCCTCCACGTCCTCGCCGGGTTGACCGAGCCGGAGCTCGGTACCGTCACCCGGGTCGGCACCCTGGCCGTCGTCCAGCAGGCCCTCGATGCCCGCAGTGACAAGACCGTCGGTGCACTCGTTGAGGACGCGATTGGCGATTCTCTGACGGCACTGGCGCGCCTTGAGACGGCGACTGAGGCCCTCACCGAGAGACGCCCAGGCGCCGATGAGGCGTACGCCGCCGCCCTCGACCTGGCCATCGCGCTGGACGCCTGGGACGCACAGCGGCGCGTTGACGTGGCCCTGGCGGGGCTCGACGCCTGCACAGACAGGGCGCGGACACTGTCCACGCTCTCGGTAGGTCAGCGGTACCGGGTTCGGCTCGCGTGCGTCCTGGGCGCAGACTCCGATCTCATGCTTCTCGACGAGCCGACCAACCACCTGGACGCAAAGGGCCTGGACTTCCTCACCGAACGCCTGCAGGCTCACCGAGGCGGGCTGGCGATCGTCAGCCACGACCGGGCGCTGCTGCGAGACGTCGCGACGAGCTTCTTGGACCTCGACCCCAGCGAGGACGGACGCCCACGCCTGTACGCCGGTGGCTATGACGCCTGGGTCGACGGCCGTCGCCGCGACCGGGTCCGGTGGGAGCAGGACTACGCCGACCAGCTCGCCGAGCGGGCCCAGCTCGCCCAGGCAGCCGAGGAGGCCAGGGGTCGCCTCCGGTCCGGGTGGCGCCCCGAGAAGGGCCACGGCAAGCACCAGCGTGCCACCCGGACCGGCGGGGTCGTCCAGGCATTCAACCGCAGGCAGGAAGACCTCGAGGCGCACGTCGTCTCGGTCCCCGAACCTCCGCTGCGGCTGCACTGGCCCGACCCAGGAACCACCCCCGGTCGCCCCGTCCTGACCTGCGCCGAGGCCACCGTCCAAGGCCGCCTCACAACACCGACGAGCCTGTCCGTCAACGGCGGCGACCGACTGGTCGTCACCGGCGCCAACGGTGCCGGCAAGTCCACCCTGCTCGGAGTCCTCGCCGGGCAGTTGACCCCCACCACCGGCCAGGTCCGCCTACACCCGGCAGCGTGCGTCGCCTTCCTCTCGCAGGAGGTGCCTGGCTGGCCACCCGAGCTCACCGCCCACCAGGTCTACGACCGGCACCTCGCCGAGCTCGCCTCCCGATCGGGGCGGGCCCCGAGTCCCCGGGTGGCGGCCTCGCGTACCGGGTTGCTGGAGGCCCGCAGCTGGCGGACCCCGGTAACCCGTATGTCTCAGGGGCAGCAGCGCCGGCTGCACCTGGCCTTGTGCCTCGCCGAGCAGCCGGACTTGCTGCTGCTCGACGAGCCAACCAACCACCTCTCCGCCGGCCTGGTCGACGAGCTCACAACCGAACTGCAGCAGACCAGCTGCGCAGTCGTCGTCGCGACCCACGACCGTCAGCTCCTCCGCGACGTGGCCGGCTGGCCCACTCTCCACCTCCAGGCAGCCACGTCCCCCTCCGATCTAGACAAGGACCCTTCATGA
- a CDS encoding heavy metal translocating P-type ATPase — translation MMDACGCEITPPPAPVGEEGQEPVTRVWHVREVQLGLLSGALLGAGLLAGLAEQGTTELVLAAAALLVGGSTFVPGALRRLARGKLGVGLLMTIGAVGATLLGQVQEAAALAFLFSLSEGLEEYSLARTRHGLRALLDLVPKEATVLRDGRELVLDPAQLRVGDVMVVRPGERLATDGTVLTGRSSLDTSAITGESMPVETGPGEEVFAGSINGSGALEVEVIAPAQDNSLARIVHVVEAEQSRRGATQRLADRIAGPLVPGILVAAGLTVLLGALVGDPSVWVHRALVMVVAASPCALAISVPVTAVASIGAASRRGVLVKGGAAMEALGRVRTIALDKTGTLTRHQPTVIDVATAPGHAPDQVLAWAAALEARSEHPLAAAILAAAGQVPAAQDIEAVAGAGLDGTVDGAWVRLGKPGWIEPGDLSLAVTAMQQAGATAVVVEVDGHPVGAIAVRDELRPEASEVIARFADRGYTVAMLTGDNQVTAQALAAQAGIDEVHADLRPEHKTQVVARLRTHGPTAMVGDGINDAPALATADVGVAMGAMGTDVAIETADVALMGDDLRLLPFAFDHARRTRAIMLQNVVLSLVLIAVLIPLALFGILGLAAVVLIHELAEVVVIANGVRAGRARHVPVLDDADVPARCRV, via the coding sequence CTGATGGACGCGTGCGGGTGCGAGATCACACCGCCTCCTGCCCCGGTCGGCGAAGAAGGGCAGGAGCCGGTCACCCGGGTCTGGCACGTGCGGGAGGTGCAGCTCGGTCTGCTCTCCGGTGCGCTGCTGGGCGCCGGGTTGCTCGCCGGGTTAGCCGAACAGGGGACGACGGAGCTCGTGCTGGCTGCCGCCGCCCTGCTGGTGGGCGGATCCACGTTCGTCCCGGGTGCGCTACGGCGGCTAGCGCGCGGCAAGCTCGGCGTCGGCCTGCTGATGACGATCGGCGCGGTGGGGGCCACCCTGCTCGGTCAGGTACAGGAGGCCGCCGCCCTGGCGTTCCTGTTCTCCCTCAGCGAAGGCCTGGAGGAGTACTCCCTGGCCCGGACCCGGCACGGCCTGCGGGCGCTGCTGGACCTGGTCCCGAAGGAGGCGACAGTGCTGCGCGACGGCCGCGAGCTCGTGCTCGACCCCGCACAGCTGAGGGTCGGGGATGTCATGGTGGTCCGCCCGGGCGAGCGGCTGGCGACCGACGGGACCGTACTGACCGGTCGTAGCAGCCTGGACACCTCAGCGATCACCGGTGAATCCATGCCGGTAGAGACCGGGCCGGGTGAGGAGGTCTTCGCCGGGTCGATCAACGGCTCCGGAGCACTGGAGGTCGAAGTCATCGCCCCTGCTCAGGACAACTCCCTGGCCCGCATTGTGCACGTGGTGGAGGCCGAGCAGTCCCGCCGCGGCGCCACGCAGCGGCTGGCTGACCGGATCGCCGGGCCGCTGGTGCCCGGCATCCTGGTCGCCGCGGGGCTGACGGTGCTGCTCGGTGCGCTCGTGGGGGACCCGTCGGTGTGGGTGCACCGGGCCCTGGTCATGGTCGTGGCCGCCTCACCCTGCGCGCTGGCGATCTCTGTGCCGGTCACCGCAGTTGCCTCGATCGGTGCGGCCAGCCGCCGCGGCGTCCTGGTCAAGGGTGGCGCCGCGATGGAGGCCCTGGGCCGGGTGCGCACCATCGCCCTGGACAAGACCGGCACGCTCACCCGTCACCAGCCGACCGTGATCGACGTCGCCACCGCACCCGGCCACGCCCCGGACCAGGTGTTGGCGTGGGCGGCTGCGCTGGAGGCCCGCAGCGAGCACCCCCTGGCCGCGGCGATCCTGGCCGCCGCCGGCCAGGTCCCCGCTGCACAGGACATCGAAGCGGTCGCCGGCGCTGGACTGGACGGCACCGTGGACGGCGCCTGGGTCCGGCTGGGCAAACCCGGCTGGATCGAGCCCGGGGATCTCTCCCTGGCCGTGACCGCCATGCAGCAGGCCGGCGCGACCGCGGTCGTGGTGGAGGTCGACGGCCACCCGGTCGGCGCGATCGCGGTCAGGGATGAGCTGCGACCAGAGGCGAGTGAGGTCATCGCCCGCTTCGCCGACCGCGGCTACACGGTGGCGATGCTCACCGGCGACAACCAGGTCACCGCCCAAGCGCTAGCCGCGCAGGCCGGCATCGATGAAGTGCACGCGGACCTGCGCCCTGAACATAAGACGCAGGTGGTGGCCAGGCTGCGCACACACGGACCGACCGCGATGGTCGGGGACGGCATCAACGACGCGCCCGCGCTGGCCACCGCCGACGTCGGTGTCGCGATGGGCGCCATGGGCACCGACGTCGCCATCGAGACCGCCGACGTCGCCCTCATGGGTGATGACCTGCGGCTACTTCCATTCGCGTTCGACCACGCCCGCCGCACCCGCGCGATCATGCTGCAGAACGTGGTGCTGTCGCTGGTCCTGATCGCGGTCCTGATCCCGCTGGCGCTGTTCGGCATCCTCGGCCTCGCGGCCGTGGTGCTGATCCACGAGCTCGCCGAGGTCGTCGTCATCGCCAACGGCGTCCGCGCCGGACGCGCAAGGCACGTGCCCGTCCTGGACGATGCCGATGTCCCTGCCCGCTGTCGAGTGTGA
- a CDS encoding electron transfer flavoprotein subunit beta/FixA family protein — MTDVLVCVKRVPDASGEVVLTEAGDSVDGRYAGYTMSAHEECALEIAVGIAGESDGEVTVLSLGEEDCVEQLRAAVAVGAHAAVRIDALADAFGPGDVAAAIASAVREKEAGGASYDLVLLGNDAADTGDHQVGIRLAHLLERPVVAGALTVTVAEGRAEVRADTATGTEVYELPLPAVATVLEGGVQPRYPSISGRMRAKKTPIEVLEPGVEPRGNGRLGLRVLPPPDSQVEVLGQGEGAAARLAQVLRELGVVR, encoded by the coding sequence ATGACCGACGTGCTGGTCTGTGTGAAGCGGGTGCCCGACGCCAGCGGCGAGGTGGTGCTCACCGAGGCCGGGGACTCGGTGGATGGACGCTACGCCGGTTACACCATGAGCGCGCACGAGGAGTGTGCCCTCGAGATCGCGGTGGGCATTGCCGGCGAGTCCGATGGTGAGGTCACCGTGCTCAGCCTGGGGGAGGAGGACTGCGTGGAACAGCTGCGGGCCGCGGTCGCAGTGGGGGCCCATGCGGCCGTCCGTATCGATGCGCTGGCAGATGCCTTCGGGCCGGGGGATGTTGCCGCCGCGATCGCCTCCGCCGTGCGTGAGAAGGAGGCCGGGGGCGCCAGCTACGACCTGGTGCTGCTGGGCAACGATGCTGCTGACACCGGAGATCACCAGGTCGGTATCCGGCTGGCGCATCTGCTCGAGCGGCCGGTGGTGGCAGGGGCACTGACGGTCACCGTGGCGGAGGGCCGGGCCGAGGTCCGCGCCGATACGGCGACGGGGACCGAGGTCTACGAGCTGCCGTTGCCCGCGGTCGCGACCGTGCTGGAGGGCGGTGTGCAGCCGCGCTACCCCTCGATCAGCGGACGGATGCGCGCCAAGAAGACGCCGATCGAGGTCCTCGAGCCGGGTGTCGAACCGCGGGGCAACGGCCGGCTCGGGTTGCGGGTGCTTCCACCGCCGGACAGCCAGGTGGAGGTGCTGGGTCAGGGTGAGGGCGCCGCCGCGCGGCTTGCTCAGGTGCTGCGAGAGCTGGGAGTGGTGCGATGA